CTTCCTGGATGGATTATTATGTTCTGAAGGGTATAAATGGAATGGGGTGCATCCTGTATCTAAGCCCTGCCAACAATTTATCTGTATTAAAACATTATCCGGCAAAGCCGGATGCTGGGATGCGGTGATGCTGAGATGCCGGGAAGCCGGGAAGCCCGAGATGAATAAAAGCTGCTTTTCACCTTCGGCAAACATACACGCAAAAGCGTGCATGTTTCTGATAAAGAGGGTCTATAACCTCAGATGCCAAGGTCGTGGTGTTACCATGCAGATCGCCGCCTGAAAATAAAAAGGCAGAACCAACTGAATAGCCCTGCCTTATGTTGCTTGATATGATTTCCCGGCTTATTCTTCCATTTTATTTCGATCAACCCCGGCGAACGCTATTAACCCAATGCGATGAAGGGGGATGGTGGCCGGCTCGGTGATGGCCCGCCCGGATACCATCAGGCTTTTATCGTTTTAAGGTAGGTCAACCCCGTCGCGATTACCATCGGCACAACACCAGCCACGATCAGGACCAGGTGGGAGGGCATGCTGATCCATTCCAGCATTCGAATTCGGTCGCTGCCGATAAATTCAAGGCTTCTGGCATGCCAATAGCCGTTTTCGAGAACATCCCAGATTTGTAACACGCCCTCCGGAAACAAATTGGTGATCACCATCAGGGCCAGCCCGATATTGATGCCCCAGAAGGAAAGTTTCACAAATTTTTCCGGAAGGACCCACTGCGCATCGGTCAGCACATGGCGCAAGCCCAGGACCACCAGCGCCATGGCCAGCATGCCGAAGGCCCCCAACAAGGCGGCATGCCCATGGTTCAAGGTCAATATGGTGCCAGCCTCAAAATAACTCACCACCGGCATATTGATCAGGAATCCGAATATGCCCGCGCCGACAAAATTCCAAAAGCCGACCGCCATTAAAAAATAAAACGCCCATTTATGCGGAATGATCCTTTTGGGGACGCCGGCGGCCTCTCCGGTACCGGTCAACTTGATAAAGTCCCATGCATCCAGGGTCAGAAGCGTGAGCGGCACCACTTCGAGCGCCGAGAACATGGCCGCCAGGGCCATCGTGAAATTGGACTGCCCGGTCCAATACCAATGATGCGCCGTGCCCATGATGCCGCCGGCCAGAAAGAGGATGGCGTCCATGTAAATGACCCGTACGACATTGATGCGCCGCACGACACCGAGTTGATAGAAGGTGACCGCAACCAGGACGGTTACGAAAAGTTCAAAAAACCCTTCCACCCATAAATGAATAATCCAGAAACGCCAGGTGTCCACGACCGTAAAATTGGAGGTGCTGCCGAAAAAAAAGGCCGGCAGGTAGAAAAACGGAATGGAAGCCGCCCCCCCTAAAAAAAGCAGGGTGATTTCTTTTTTATGGGGATCTTTGAGCGCCGGTATCGACACCCGGTACAGCAGCACCAGCCAGAAACTGAATCCGATCACCAGAATGATTTGCCAAAACCGACCCAATTCCAAATACTCCCAGCCCTGATGGCCGAACCAGGTCCACAGCCAGCCAAAGACCTGATGAATCCCGAGCAGTTCTCCCAACAAACTGCCGACCACCAGCACGACCAATGCCCAGAACAACAGATGCACCCCGATGGCATGTCCGCGCGGCTCCTTGCCGCTTAAGGAGGACCCCAGCAGAAGGCCGCCGGCCACATAGGCGGTGGCGATCCAGAAAATAGCCAGTTGAAGGTGCCAGGTTCGCAAAATATTGCTCGGCAGATACCTGGACAGATCCACCCCGTAAAAATTTCCCGGTTCCGCACGATAATGCGCCAGTGCGCCGCCGATCATGACCTGGGCTAAAAACAGAAGCGCAACGATGAGAAAGTACTTGATGGCGGCTTTTTGTCCCTCGGTCACTTCACCCGCGAGCATGAGCGGATAACTGCCCTCGGGACCGCCCTTCCAACCCAGGTAATCAAACTTGCCGAAAACAAACAACACGACGGCCAGTCCAGCCAGCAGCATGGCGACACTCAGGGCGCTCCAGAGAACCGCATCACTGGTCAGCGTATTGCCGACCGTCGGGTCATAGGGGAAATTATTGGTATAGGAATAGGGCTTGTCCGGTCGATTGGCGACGCTAGCCCACGCGGTCCAGGCGAAAAAAGCGGTCAGGTGATGAATGTCGTCTTCCTTGTGAATATAGTTGCTTGGAAGGCCTGAATTCACTGTGGGGTGTTTGAAATAATCGGCCCAGAATACAAGTTGCTTTCGGAAGGCGGCTTTTTCGGCATCCACGAACGTCAATCGGTTCAATTTTGAATCATATCGATTTTCTTTCAGGACAGTGGCTACCCGGGCATTAACCAGGGCTCGCTGTGAACCGT
This sequence is a window from Desulfobacterales bacterium. Protein-coding genes within it:
- a CDS encoding cbb3-type cytochrome c oxidase subunit I — translated: MQDPYSAAPTLSAWWRRAVVLVFFVGMAGLIFMSVQAYRFAPPIPDSVVDVSGAKIFGREEIEAGQQVFLKYGLMQNGSIWGHGSYLGPDFSAQYLHELSLEAAGDIARRDFGVDLSALDGSQRALVNARVATVLKENRYDSKLNRLTFVDAEKAAFRKQLVFWADYFKHPTVNSGLPSNYIHKEDDIHHLTAFFAWTAWASVANRPDKPYSYTNNFPYDPTVGNTLTSDAVLWSALSVAMLLAGLAVVLFVFGKFDYLGWKGGPEGSYPLMLAGEVTEGQKAAIKYFLIVALLFLAQVMIGGALAHYRAEPGNFYGVDLSRYLPSNILRTWHLQLAIFWIATAYVAGGLLLGSSLSGKEPRGHAIGVHLLFWALVVLVVGSLLGELLGIHQVFGWLWTWFGHQGWEYLELGRFWQIILVIGFSFWLVLLYRVSIPALKDPHKKEITLLFLGGAASIPFFYLPAFFFGSTSNFTVVDTWRFWIIHLWVEGFFELFVTVLVAVTFYQLGVVRRINVVRVIYMDAILFLAGGIMGTAHHWYWTGQSNFTMALAAMFSALEVVPLTLLTLDAWDFIKLTGTGEAAGVPKRIIPHKWAFYFLMAVGFWNFVGAGIFGFLINMPVVSYFEAGTILTLNHGHAALLGAFGMLAMALVVLGLRHVLTDAQWVLPEKFVKLSFWGINIGLALMVITNLFPEGVLQIWDVLENGYWHARSLEFIGSDRIRMLEWISMPSHLVLIVAGVVPMVIATGLTYLKTIKA